Proteins from one Miscanthus floridulus cultivar M001 unplaced genomic scaffold, ASM1932011v1 fs_737_7_8, whole genome shotgun sequence genomic window:
- the LOC136532904 gene encoding uncharacterized protein, whose protein sequence is MENIRSTFSIYAIGYGSDYGNTEDEGDNSETSEECSSLKPTLRECALQKPKTSWKRPPVNYVKANCDGSFKPLNGTGGWGFVLRGNDGQVISAGYGKLENVLDPHHAEIIACLQAVQRAAELGIQNLVLETDATMVVQAISMSELDRSSGSHSYASFM, encoded by the exons ATGGAAAATATCAGAAGCACATTTAGCATCTATGCAATCGGCTATGGAAGTGATTATGGAAATACTGAAGATGAAGGAGACAATTCAGAGACAAGTG AGGAATGTTCATCACTGAAACCAACATTAAGGGAGTGTGCTCTTCAAAAGCCGAAGACGTCGTGGAAACGACCACCAGTTAACTATGTCAAGGCGAACTGTGATGGATCTTTCAAGCCACTGAACGGTACAGGAGGCTGGGGTTTTGTTCTGAGGGGCAATGATGGCCAGGTGATCAGTGCGGGTTATGGTAAACTGGAAAACGTGCTTGATCCCCACCATGCAGAAATCATTGCTTGTCTACAAGCTGTGCAGCGAGCAGCGGAGCTGGGGATCCAGAACCTTGTCTTGGAGACGGATGCAACCATGGTGGTACAAGCTATATCCATGTCGGAGTTAGATCGCAGTTCT GGTAGTCATTCATACGCCTCGTTCATGTAA